In the genome of Bremerella sp. P1, the window GCACATTTCAACGGCTTTTTTAGTAGCTACCGAAACCTATTGCCATTTCGTTGGTTGAATGCCTTTAGAGAACGAGCAAAACTCGCTTTCAGCGCTTTGTTTCCCGAACAGAAAGAGTATTTCGATGCATCGCAGTTCGCATTTTGGTAGCGGTCGCCGAGCATTCATGGGGCTGATGGGCACCGCGTTTTTTACGACGCCGGGTCTATTTGCTGAGGAACTGCTCAAGCCAACGCCGTTTCTCACGGAGGGGCCATTCTACCCCGATAAGTTGCCTTTGGATCAGGATAACGATCTGATCATCATCAAAGACAGCACCACGCCGGCGGTTGGGCAGATTACCCATCTGACGGGTCGCATCCTCGACAAGAGTGGTAGCCCGATGAAAGATGCCACGATCGAGATCTGGCAGTGCGATGCAAATGCTGTCTATCTGCACACCCGCGATAGCAGCGGAAAAGAAGATCAACAGGACCGAAACTTTCAAGGCTTCGGTCGGTTTACCACCGGAAGCAAAGGCGAATATCGCTTCCGTACCATCAAACCAGTCCCCTACCCCGGTCGTCCGGCACCTCACATTCACATCAAGGTGAAGCAAGGGGACAAAGAGTTGCTGACCACTCAGCTGATGATTCGCGGCTTTGAAGGGAACAAGCGGGACGGGGTTTTCTCCCAAGTCCGCGATCCGGAAAAACGCGAGCTCCTGGTGACCGACTTCAAACCGATTCCCGACTCCAAGATGAACGAGTTCGCGGCTTCGTTTGATATCGTTCTCGGGGCAACCCCTGATGAACGCGATATGCGACGATTTGGTCCACCTCCTGGTGGTCGTGGACCGGGCCGAGGTCCTGGCGGACGTCCTCCAGGGCCACCACCGCGTGATTCGTAACGTACCAACTCACGAACGCGGGTATTTTAATTACCCACTTACTTGTCTCCCCATTTCTGCAAAGAGTAAACAGAACCATGAAGATCGTTTGGAAACAATCCCTAGTAGTGCTTTCGCTGCTGATGGTCGGTGCGGCCTTCGGTACGGCTAACGCCCAAGATGGCGAACGCGGCCCACGTGGCCCACGCGAAGGCGAACGACGTGAAGGCGATCGCGGCCCACGTGAGTTCAATCCAGAACAGATGATCGAGCGCCTGATGAATGCTCTCGATAAAGACAAAGACGGCAAGATCACCAAGGAAGAAGCCGGTGAAGGTCGTGGCGCTGCCATGGTCGAGCGAGCTGACCTGGACAAGGATGGCGTCACTACCAAGGAAGAATTGAAGAAGGCCTTCAGCCGAGGTCCTGGCGATCGTCCTGGTCCACCACGTGAAGGTGACCGACCTGGCCCACCTCGTGGCGAAGGTGATCGTCCTGAAATGCGTCGTGGTGAAGGGGATCGTCCCGGTCCTCCACGTGAAGGTGATCGTGGTCCACGCGGTCCTCGCGATGGTGAACGACGCGAAGGCGACCGCCCAGGTCCTCCACCACGTGATGGTGATCGTCCTGGTCCTCGTCCAGAAGGTTTGTCCGGTGGTCCTGGTTTCGGTGGTCCGATGATGATGCCTCCATTCGTCATGGAACGTCTGGAACTGTCCGAAGGACAACGCCGTGAGATCCGCGCTCTGCAGGAAGAGATGCAGAAGAAGTTCATGTCGATCTTGAACGAAGAACAACGCAACACGCTGAAAGAAATGCGTGAACGTCGCCCTGAAGGGGATCGCCCCGAAGGTCGTCCTCAGTTCCGCGGCCCACGCGACGGTGATCGTCCCGAAGGTGCCCGTGGTCCACGTGAAGGCGATCGTCCTGAAGGCGCTCGTGGTCCACGCGACGGTGAACGCGGTCCTCGCGGTCCTCGTGATGGGGATCGTGAACGTGAAGGCGAACGTCGCGAACGTGACCGCGACGACGCGTAAGTTTCCCTGATTGTGTGAATCGTGGTGCCGCTCGAAAGAGTACGATTCGCAGAAAACTCCGTTCCGGAGGCCGGTCGCCTGAATTTCAGGTGGCCGGTTTTTTTATGCGCTGTGGCAAGGATGCACAACGGCTAAATCCCTATTTCCCAGATTGCCAGAGTGGTTTACGATTGGGGACTTCGGTAGATGGACCTACGTGAAAGAAGTACTTGTGAATTCAGAATTTACAACCATTCGCTCCCTGATTGTTCTCACGTTTCTGGTGGGCCTTCCGGTGGTTGCTATCATGCCCGAGGGGGTTCAAGGAGCACTCAAGGGATTCTGGCCGGAAGAAGAAGCGGCCGCGGATACCCCTTCTCTGCCGATTCTGAAGCCATCGAGCTTTCCTTTGGCCGCGCCCACGACGCCAGAACCTGCGGTTGCCCCAACTTTGGCTCCGGTGACACAGTTCGCCGACTTTCAACAGCCGACGATGTCTAAAGAACCGGAGTTTCGTCCTGCCAGTTTCGAAGTCCCTTCCGAGGTTGTCTCACAGGAAGAACGTCCTTCCGCGTTTGCTTCGTCTCCGAGCGATCCGATACAAGATCTTCCGCTGCCAAGCGATCGTCTGACGGCACCCAGCACACAGCCATCGGGTTTGATTACTCAGGGGACACAAGACATCCAGACCCAACTGGATCAGTTGGGGGCGAATTACTATCGACTGGAATCGTGGGGGAATTCACCCCGCGTTTATCGCTTCCACTGCACGGTCGCCATCAAGATTGGCCAGTCCGATTATTCGCAGCGATTTGAAGCAACGGCAGAAAGCCCGGAAGCTGCCATGCGACAAGTTCACACTGATGTGCAAGCATGGCACGAGCGGTTCTCGAATCTGTCTCTGGGAAGCGAGTTTCACGATCAAATGAACGCCCAGGCTCGGCCGTAACCAAGCCTGGCACGATCCGAGCTATTTCTCTAGTTCAATGGTTAGTTCGTTTTTCCCGTCGGCCGTTACGGTCTCGTGAATTTGTGACTCCCCGTTGTACTTGTCCGGGATAAAGGACTCGGTGATCGATTCACCGTACTGGTCTTTCTTATCCAGCGTACGTACGGCACTGATCCGCAAGATTTTCTCGCCGGCCGAGACCTCGGCCTTGATTACGCCATTTTCAATCCCTCCCATGGCCGATGGACCAATCCCGTCAACCGGATCGAACACAATCGACCCGCTTTCAATCGGTTCACCATCGTAGGTGATCGTGCCAGATACGGGATATTTGGGATGCTCATCGGATGCGGCACATCCCAGCAAGGTCATCCCTGAAACGAGGACAAAAAGGGCAAAAATCGAAGCGCGCATGTTGAGTTCTCTTTTGCAACACAGGTGAAAGCACCGCAAGGTCAACCAGCGCCGGTTGACCTTGCCTGGTCAAAGAAACAGCCGCCGCTTACGGCATCTCGACGACTTCCCCGCCGTTGCGGGAACCAATGGCCTGAAAGACAGTCTGGTTTACCGTCTCGG includes:
- a CDS encoding EF-hand domain-containing protein; protein product: MKIVWKQSLVVLSLLMVGAAFGTANAQDGERGPRGPREGERREGDRGPREFNPEQMIERLMNALDKDKDGKITKEEAGEGRGAAMVERADLDKDGVTTKEELKKAFSRGPGDRPGPPREGDRPGPPRGEGDRPEMRRGEGDRPGPPREGDRGPRGPRDGERREGDRPGPPPRDGDRPGPRPEGLSGGPGFGGPMMMPPFVMERLELSEGQRREIRALQEEMQKKFMSILNEEQRNTLKEMRERRPEGDRPEGRPQFRGPRDGDRPEGARGPREGDRPEGARGPRDGERGPRGPRDGDREREGERRERDRDDA
- a CDS encoding protocatechuate 3,4-dioxygenase, with translation MHRSSHFGSGRRAFMGLMGTAFFTTPGLFAEELLKPTPFLTEGPFYPDKLPLDQDNDLIIIKDSTTPAVGQITHLTGRILDKSGSPMKDATIEIWQCDANAVYLHTRDSSGKEDQQDRNFQGFGRFTTGSKGEYRFRTIKPVPYPGRPAPHIHIKVKQGDKELLTTQLMIRGFEGNKRDGVFSQVRDPEKRELLVTDFKPIPDSKMNEFAASFDIVLGATPDERDMRRFGPPPGGRGPGRGPGGRPPGPPPRDS